From one Coleofasciculus sp. FACHB-1120 genomic stretch:
- a CDS encoding ATP-binding protein, which yields MTIDGLLSMQLVIFIGLQASGKSTFYHTHFSETHKLVSKDLLRNNKNRSRRQTQLIKEALEMGQSVVVDNTNPTVEERASLIQLGYMYGAEIIGYYFKSSVNQCQERNKQRLGKARVPDVAIYATIKKLQRPSYNEGFHQLFYVRMAGDSAFEVRAWTKDEVADG from the coding sequence ATGACTATTGATGGGCTATTGTCTATGCAGTTAGTCATCTTTATCGGCTTGCAGGCTTCTGGGAAAAGTACCTTCTATCACACTCATTTTTCTGAAACGCATAAGCTGGTCAGCAAAGATTTGCTGCGGAACAACAAGAACCGCTCTAGAAGGCAGACACAACTTATTAAAGAAGCCCTTGAAATGGGACAATCGGTTGTTGTGGATAATACTAACCCAACGGTCGAAGAACGGGCGTCCCTCATTCAATTGGGCTATATGTATGGAGCCGAAATTATCGGTTATTACTTTAAATCCTCGGTGAATCAATGCCAGGAACGTAACAAGCAGCGCTTAGGTAAAGCACGAGTGCCAGATGTAGCGATTTACGCGACAATCAAGAAGCTACAACGCCCCTCTTATAATGAAGGTTTCCACCAACTGTTCTACGTGCGGATGGCTGGGGACTCTGCTTTTGAGGTTCGTGCGTGGACTAAAGATGAGGTTGCTGATGGATAG
- a CDS encoding glutathione S-transferase family protein — protein MQKQPEKAPRLITISVSHYCEKARWALERLEVPYIEERHIPLFHRLATRKSGGGQTTPVLVTEAGTLSDSSDILQYLDGMTAESTKFYPADPKLRREVEKLEDLFNKQLGPSIRLWAYFYLLDNRQLMRRLWCDGVAPIEQALFPIVFPLIREAARRGYNITAESSASAHDKIKRIFENVNARLADGRSYLVGDRFSAADLTFACLAAPAVLPAEYGASLPHLDELPDEIAGAIKELRETPAGAYILRLFREERQR, from the coding sequence ATGCAAAAGCAGCCAGAAAAGGCTCCCCGACTCATCACCATCTCCGTCAGCCATTACTGCGAAAAAGCACGATGGGCATTAGAACGGCTTGAGGTTCCCTACATTGAAGAACGCCATATACCGCTTTTTCATCGGCTAGCCACCCGCAAAAGTGGCGGCGGGCAAACGACTCCGGTTCTGGTGACGGAAGCGGGTACTTTGAGCGATTCTTCGGACATCTTGCAGTATCTAGATGGCATGACGGCTGAAAGTACAAAGTTTTACCCAGCCGATCCCAAGCTGCGCCGCGAGGTGGAAAAACTCGAAGATTTATTTAACAAGCAGCTCGGTCCCAGCATCCGTCTTTGGGCGTACTTTTATTTGTTAGATAATCGCCAGTTGATGCGGAGGCTGTGGTGCGATGGTGTAGCCCCAATTGAGCAGGCGTTATTTCCAATTGTCTTTCCGTTGATTCGCGAGGCGGCACGGCGAGGCTACAATATCACGGCAGAATCGTCAGCCAGCGCCCACGACAAGATTAAACGCATCTTCGAGAACGTCAATGCGCGGTTGGCGGATGGGCGTTCCTACTTAGTTGGCGATCGCTTCTCCGCAGCAGACCTCACTTTTGCCTGTCTCGCGGCTCCGGCTGTACTGCCTGCCGAGTATGGGGCGAGTCTGCCCCACTTAGATGAGTTACCGGATGAAATTGCAGGGGCAATTAAAGAGTTACGGGAAACCCCGGCTGGAGCTTATATCTTGCGCCTGTTCCGTGAAGAACGCCAGCGGTAA